One genomic segment of Brassica napus cultivar Da-Ae chromosome A3, Da-Ae, whole genome shotgun sequence includes these proteins:
- the LOC106443489 gene encoding transcription factor bHLH53-like, protein MSSMDCLSNFFTWDPPIQLQDCFIPDMDMIIPETDSFFFQSQPQMQFHQPFVQEEAPSQTFIELTDFDSFSDQFLPPQETHLPYPKAETFDEIHYLDSFLPTPKRQKLVNSSYHCNTFTHFPNPNLDIVQQASVFPEFRVHDIPLVFKAGLGDQDGAKKPKLSSQSMAARERRRRIAEKTHELTKLVPGGQKLNTAEMFQAAAKYVKFLQSQVGILQMMQTTKKVTTSLQKQHYKLIETLTVLSNEVVVILQTQGITDVEIETQFLLESQAVQEKLSMKELCLVPCEIVRDLTSEESIWRNPKISREIDKLLSTDLAN, encoded by the coding sequence ATGTCGTCCATGGATTGTTTAAGCAACTTCTTTACTTGGGATCCTCCTATCCAGCTCCAGGATTGTTTTATCCCAGATATGGATATGATTATCCCAGAAACCGACAGTTTCTTCTTCCAGTCTCAACCTCAAATGCAGTTTCATCAGCCATTTGTTCAAGAAGAAGCTCCTTCACAGACCTTTATAGAGCTCACTGACTTTGACTCTTTCTCCGACCAGTTTCTTCCTCCCCAAGAAACCCATCTTCCTTACCCTAAAGCTGAAACTTTCGACGAAATACACTACTTGGATTCCTTCCTTCCCACGCCAAAACGCCAGAAACTTGTTAACTCAAGCTACCACTGTAACACTTTCACCCATTTCCCAAACCCTAACCTTGATATCGTTCAACAAGCTTCCGTCTTCCCTGAGTTTCGAGTTCATGACATCCCCTTGGTGTTCAAGGCAGGTCTAGGAGATCAAGACGGGGCCAAGAAACCAAAGCTTTCATCTCAGAGCATGGCGGCTcgagagaggagaagaagaattgCTGAGAAGACCCACGAGCTCACGAAACTAGTCCCTGGTGGCCAGAAACTTAACACCGCCGAGATGTTCCAAGCCGCCGCTAAGTATGTCAAGTTCTTGCAAAGCCAAGTTGGCATCCTCCAAATGATGCAGACCACAAAGAAGGTAACAACCAGCCTCCAAAAACAACACTACAAATTAATTGAAACCCTAACCGTGTTGTCTAACGAGGTGGTTGTTATTTTGCAGACGCAGGGTATCACTGATGTGGAAATAGAAACTCAGTTTTTGCTTGAGTCGCAAGCAGTCCAGGAGAAGCTATCAATGAAGGAATTATGTTTGGTTCCATGTGAAATTGTTCGAGATCTAACAAGTGAAGAATCCATTTGGAGAAACCCAAAGATTTCTCGAGAGATCGACAAGTTACTGTCCACAGATCTGGCTAACTAG
- the LOC106378779 gene encoding berberine bridge enzyme-like 16, with protein LNPITLHLIYLITIPRVYSSLPLPLYAPELFLECLDTQPADPGRRNSRAAVIPTNPSFSTNLMRAVRNLRFASASTRKPEAIVAAVTETHIRATISCCKHLNLELKVRSGGHDYEGFSYTSPVPFVILDMYNFHKVDINLKDETAWIQSGASLGELYYNIAKKSKVHAFPAGVCPKVGAGGHFSGGGFGNLLRKYGLSIDHIIDAQIMDADGKVYRDRRSMGEDVFWAIRGGGGGSYGVILAWKLKLVRVPENVTVFKLERTVEEGVIDLVHKWQQVAPVIDKDLFIRLEIKPVYRSTTSKYKTKTINVSFIGMFLGSPERLLNIMNKRFPELYLTEPDCMVKKWIDSVVFWAEYPENEPLENLLERTSVNESYWKRTSDFVQTPISKRGIAKIFQTMIYHSPLPRRVWMQWNPWGGRMAEIASDETPFTHRAGNVFMIEHFMNWYAPGDELEEAFLAISRSFKKAMTPFVSKNPREAFLNYRDVDIGITIPGYNATFEEAKVYGDKYFKGNYLRLFQVKAGFDPTNFFRSQQGIPVLE; from the coding sequence ctaaaccctatcaCACTCCATCTTATCTATCTCATCACAATCCCACGAGTCTACTCATCATTACCGTTGCCATTGTATGCGCCGGAGCTTTTCCTCGAATGTCTCGACACTCAGCCGGCCGACCCCGGCCGACGTAACTCAAGAGCCgccgtgattcccacaaaccCATCTTTCTCAACAAACCTGATGAGGGCGGTGAGAAACCTCCGGTTCGCTTCTGCCTCCACAAGGAAACCGGAAGCCATCGTCGCCGCCGTTACCGAAACCCACATCAGAGCAACAATCTCCTGCTGCAAACACCTGAACCTCGAGCTCAAAGTCCGCAGCGGCGGCCACGACTACGAAGGCTTCTCCTACACCTCTCCGGTGCCGTTCGTGATCCTAGATATGTACAACTTCCACAAAGTGGACATCAACCTTAAGGACGAGACCGCGTGGATCCAATCCGGAGCCTCTCTCGGCGAGCTTTACTACAACATCGCGAAAAAAAGCAAAGTCCACGCTTTCCCCGCCGGAGTGTGTCCTAAAGTCGGCGCCGGAGGACATTTCAGCGGCGGAGGGTTCGGGAATCTCTTGAGGAAATACGGTTTATCGATTGACCACATCATCGACGCGCAAATCATGGACGCGGACGGGAAAGTCTACCGCGACAGACGTTCTATGGGAGAAGACGTGTTTTGGGCGATTCGCGGCGGAGGCGGTGGGAGCTACGGCGTGATTCTTGCGTGGAAGCTTAAGCTCGTTAGGGTTCCGGAGAACGTCACCGTTTTTAAACTGGAGAGAACGGTGGAAGAAGGTGTCATTGACTTGGTCCACAAATGGCAGCAAGTGGCTCCGGTTATCGACAAAGATTTGTTTATCCGGTTAGAGATTAAACCGGTTTACCGGAGCACTACATCAAAATACAAGACCAAGACGATTAACGTGTCCTTCATTGGAATGTTTCTCGGTTCGCCGGAGAGACTTTTAAACATAATGAACAAACGTTTCCCGGAGCTATACTTGACGGAACCTGACTGCATGGTTAAAAAATGGATCGACTCGGTCGTTTTCTGGGCTGAGTACCCAGAAAACGAACCGTTAGAGAATCTTCTCGAAAGAACATCAGTGAACGAATCTTACTGGAAACGAACTTCAGACTTCGTTCAAACTCCTATCTCAAAACGAGGTATTGCCAAGATTTTCCAGACGATGATCTATCACTCGCCCCTTCCACGGCGAGTTTGGATGCAGTGGAACCCTTGGGGAGGCAGGATGGCTGAGATAGCATCTGATGAGACGCCGTTTACGCATAGAGCTGGTAACGTTTTCATGATAGAGCATTTCATGAATTGGTATGCACCTGGAGATGAGCTAGAGGAGGCGTTCTTGGCCATCTCAAGAAGCTTTAAAAAGGCGATGACTCCGTTTGTTTCGAAGAATCCGAGAGAGGCTTTCTTGAACTACAGAGACGTCGATATCGGGATTACGATTCCGGGGTATAACGCAACGTTCGAAGAAGCTAAGGTTTATGGGGACAAGTATTTTAAAGGGAATTACTTGAGATTGTTTCAGGTTAAAGCCGGGTTCGACCCGACTAACTTTTTCCGGTCTCAGCAGGGGATTCCGGTTCTTGAATAG